A single genomic interval of Rosistilla ulvae harbors:
- a CDS encoding AI-2E family transporter, producing MPSDPSNPTAQSPDSILQQNWWHKPLIWGVFVALIYALREFFLVGFLTFLFCFIVRSLVGAIARRIAPQHPDSHRLDLILTLSIFSCLCLSLYGLGRFFVPPLIHEGKSLVTQMKQTNAVELQNTLLSNTAGTWKFKRQFGPPEDPRYKKGLAQFLAAGRSGAGLYQEFPQLHSRLKAEFEANYEQAQVLQLQSQASGASVPFKTWFMEFKAPDIFHAKQDYYVSRWQASQASDDKQDEAKSLTQKTDFESLRDERIRQRIWADVNADPVLLAQLKSEWAQAISIQKWAEFRESPAYQAEFKQFYETQFADDSNNVPIDYAYFETLAAAYPKGKQAFLEAVDQHQQTAKESAAHQQFDFESATKREFGQQWWATSPAADWVREHATEDGPKILAAGVKQFDQALGHVLRVPIQIGTALLLAVFMLIEWDSVKTGVANIRNTRLRSVFDEIAPGVVALGKLIGKSFQGQVVIAVINAFLTLIALWVIGVEYKFILAMVVFVFSFIPVVGVILSGVPLCGMAILQPGGSLLMAVQVIAAVALIHLIEGMVLSPRIIGKIGHLHPVLVIAILLIAEHFFGMWGLVLGVPVAIYLIRVVLLDLPIPGIYEPDRTPELE from the coding sequence ATGCCCAGCGATCCATCCAACCCCACCGCCCAATCACCCGATTCGATCCTGCAACAGAACTGGTGGCACAAGCCGCTGATTTGGGGCGTGTTCGTGGCGTTGATCTACGCGTTGCGAGAGTTCTTCCTGGTTGGGTTCCTGACATTCCTGTTCTGCTTCATCGTCCGCAGCCTGGTGGGAGCAATCGCCCGCCGCATTGCACCTCAGCATCCCGACAGCCACCGGCTGGATCTGATCCTGACACTGTCGATCTTTTCGTGTCTGTGCTTGTCGCTGTATGGACTCGGCCGATTCTTTGTGCCGCCGCTGATTCACGAAGGCAAGAGCCTGGTGACGCAGATGAAACAGACGAATGCCGTCGAACTGCAGAACACATTGCTGTCCAACACGGCGGGAACGTGGAAGTTTAAACGCCAGTTTGGTCCCCCCGAGGATCCACGCTACAAAAAAGGGCTCGCTCAGTTTCTTGCCGCCGGTCGTAGCGGTGCGGGGTTGTACCAGGAATTCCCTCAGCTGCACTCACGACTCAAAGCCGAATTCGAAGCCAACTACGAACAGGCTCAAGTGCTTCAACTGCAGTCGCAAGCGAGCGGTGCAAGCGTGCCGTTTAAGACTTGGTTCATGGAGTTCAAAGCACCCGACATCTTCCATGCAAAACAGGATTATTACGTTTCGCGTTGGCAAGCAAGCCAAGCCTCCGATGACAAGCAGGACGAGGCGAAAAGCCTAACGCAGAAGACCGATTTTGAATCTCTCCGCGACGAACGAATCCGGCAGCGAATCTGGGCCGACGTCAATGCCGATCCCGTGCTGTTGGCTCAACTCAAGAGCGAATGGGCGCAAGCGATTTCGATCCAGAAATGGGCGGAGTTTCGTGAATCCCCCGCATACCAAGCTGAGTTCAAACAGTTCTACGAAACTCAATTTGCCGACGACTCCAACAACGTGCCGATCGACTACGCCTACTTCGAAACCTTGGCAGCCGCCTACCCCAAAGGGAAACAGGCCTTCTTGGAAGCTGTCGACCAGCATCAACAGACAGCGAAGGAATCGGCGGCGCACCAACAATTCGATTTTGAATCGGCAACAAAACGGGAATTTGGTCAGCAATGGTGGGCGACCAGCCCGGCGGCTGACTGGGTGCGTGAACATGCAACCGAGGATGGGCCAAAAATACTCGCCGCCGGCGTGAAGCAATTCGACCAAGCGCTCGGCCACGTGTTAAGGGTCCCGATCCAGATCGGCACCGCACTGCTGCTGGCCGTTTTCATGCTGATCGAATGGGATAGCGTGAAGACGGGCGTGGCGAACATTCGCAACACGCGACTGCGATCGGTCTTCGATGAAATCGCACCGGGAGTGGTCGCGCTGGGCAAACTGATCGGCAAATCCTTCCAGGGGCAAGTCGTGATCGCAGTGATCAACGCCTTCCTGACACTGATCGCCCTGTGGGTAATCGGTGTCGAATACAAGTTTATCCTGGCGATGGTCGTGTTCGTGTTCAGTTTTATCCCGGTGGTTGGAGTAATCCTGTCGGGCGTTCCGCTTTGCGGAATGGCCATCCTGCAGCCCGGCGGATCGCTGCTGATGGCGGTACAGGTGATCGCGGCGGTTGCGTTGATCCACTTGATCGAAGGGATGGTTCTGTCGCCGCGGATCATTGGCAAGATCGGACATCTGCATCCTGTGCTGGTGATTGCGATCCTGTTGATCGCGGAACACTTCTTCGGAATGTGGGGCCTGGTTCTGGGCGTACCGGTCGCCATCTATCTGATCCGCGTGGTGCTGCTCGACCTGCCCATTCCCGGGATCTACGAGCCCGACCGCACTCCGGAACTGGAATAG
- the rpsD gene encoding 30S ribosomal protein S4, whose amino-acid sequence MARYTGPKARINRRLGAMIYETAGAARAMERRNTPPGMHTRGRRPSNYGLALMEKQKIKHYYGLGERQLRRYFDAVSSKQGNTGELLLLMCERRLDNIVRRCGFTKTRPQARQGVAHGHFLVNGVKVTKPNYLLRPGDEVEVRDREGLKNLYRGVIANASPDALDWVAFDSENLKATVQGLPGPSDISLPVDANSVVEFLSR is encoded by the coding sequence ATGGCCCGATATACCGGACCCAAAGCACGTATTAATCGCCGTCTAGGCGCCATGATCTATGAAACCGCCGGTGCTGCCCGCGCGATGGAACGCCGCAATACCCCTCCAGGTATGCACACCCGCGGCCGTCGCCCCAGTAACTACGGTCTGGCGTTGATGGAGAAGCAAAAGATCAAGCACTATTACGGCTTGGGCGAACGACAACTGCGCCGCTACTTTGATGCGGTCAGCAGCAAGCAAGGAAACACGGGTGAATTGTTGTTGCTGATGTGCGAACGCCGTCTGGACAACATCGTCCGCCGCTGCGGGTTCACCAAAACCCGTCCTCAAGCTCGGCAAGGCGTTGCCCACGGCCACTTCTTGGTTAATGGCGTCAAAGTCACCAAGCCAAACTACCTGCTGCGTCCAGGCGACGAGGTCGAAGTTCGCGACCGCGAAGGTCTGAAGAACCTGTACCGCGGCGTGATCGCCAACGCTTCGCCCGACGCCCTCGATTGGGTGGCATTCGACAGCGAAAACCTGAAGGCAACCGTCCAAGGCCTGCCCGGCCCTAGCGACATCAGCCTGCCGGTAGATGCTAACTCCGTGGTCGAATTCCTGTCTCGCTAG
- a CDS encoding nucleoside hydrolase codes for MIIDCDPGIDDAIALTMALFDPRLEVLAVTATAGTVDADQATTNVQGLIQQLDPPKYPRIGVASPCEGAAVINDIVLHGSDGLAGCNYEPSDRQHRHLSEKIISELLRQHPNQVSLICLGPLTNVARAFQREPGLESLVDRLVISGGAVACPGNISPVAEMNMYFDPTAARSVIESATTKSLVPLDVTDQVEFSIELIENLPSKQTRAGQLLHKLLLFAFRSYVQNLGRETISLYDPVALLGFLEPELFTWEDMAIDIETRGELTRGQTVCDARRHREWSLNAEVARSIDATAAVNQIVRGLRFAGQCT; via the coding sequence GTGATTATCGACTGTGATCCCGGAATCGACGACGCGATCGCACTCACGATGGCATTGTTTGACCCGCGGCTGGAAGTTTTGGCGGTTACGGCAACGGCTGGAACCGTCGATGCCGACCAGGCGACAACCAATGTCCAGGGGCTGATCCAGCAGTTGGACCCGCCGAAATATCCGCGGATCGGGGTCGCTTCGCCATGCGAAGGCGCAGCGGTTATCAACGATATCGTGCTGCACGGTTCCGATGGCTTGGCCGGCTGCAATTACGAGCCGAGCGATCGCCAGCATCGGCATCTGAGCGAAAAAATTATCTCCGAATTGCTGCGACAGCACCCCAACCAAGTCTCGCTGATCTGCTTGGGCCCGTTGACCAATGTCGCCCGCGCGTTCCAGCGCGAACCGGGGCTCGAATCGCTGGTCGACCGGTTGGTGATCAGCGGTGGAGCTGTCGCCTGCCCGGGCAATATTTCGCCCGTTGCCGAGATGAATATGTACTTCGATCCGACCGCTGCTCGCAGCGTGATCGAATCGGCGACAACCAAAAGCCTGGTCCCACTGGACGTCACCGATCAAGTCGAGTTCTCGATCGAGCTGATCGAAAACCTGCCGTCGAAGCAGACGCGAGCTGGCCAGTTGCTGCATAAACTGTTGCTGTTTGCCTTCCGCAGCTATGTTCAGAATCTGGGCCGCGAAACGATTTCGCTGTACGACCCCGTGGCGCTGCTGGGCTTCCTGGAGCCCGAGCTGTTCACTTGGGAAGACATGGCGATCGACATCGAGACTCGCGGCGAACTGACTCGCGGCCAGACGGTTTGCGACGCCCGGCGGCATCGCGAATGGTCGCTCAACGCCGAAGTCGCCCGCTCGATCGACGCAACCGCTGCTGTTAATCAGATCGTCCGCGGCCTGCGGTTCGCTGGGCAGTGCACGTAA
- a CDS encoding MarC family protein, translated as MNDQIQAIVTVLSLMNPAICAAMFTAAETDRPFDEKATDATKAALAILVILSIAALIGTRLLHVFGISLDAFMVAGGGVLAWMGFSMLNRHADAEASKSHQSLTPLILFAASPGTITGVITLSAVHTQLKLPITALISVAVATVCTWIVMLLAARFSSAQNGGGFLRDTMTRFMGLIVLSMGVQFALTGFHAFAKSGTVAG; from the coding sequence ATGAATGATCAAATTCAAGCGATCGTAACCGTCCTCTCGTTGATGAACCCCGCGATCTGCGCGGCGATGTTTACCGCGGCGGAGACGGATCGACCATTCGACGAAAAGGCAACCGACGCCACCAAGGCAGCTCTGGCGATCCTGGTGATCCTCTCGATCGCCGCCCTGATTGGAACACGTCTGCTGCACGTCTTCGGCATTTCCCTGGACGCATTCATGGTGGCCGGCGGCGGCGTGCTGGCGTGGATGGGCTTCTCGATGCTCAACCGCCATGCGGACGCTGAGGCATCGAAGTCGCATCAGTCGCTGACGCCCTTGATCCTGTTTGCCGCGAGTCCAGGAACGATCACCGGAGTCATTACGCTGTCGGCGGTACACACTCAATTGAAGCTGCCGATCACCGCTCTGATCTCGGTCGCCGTCGCAACGGTATGCACTTGGATTGTGATGCTGCTGGCTGCCCGCTTCTCCAGTGCACAAAACGGCGGCGGATTCTTGCGAGACACGATGACGCGGTTCATGGGGCTGATCGTCCTGTCGATGGGCGTGCAGTTTGCGTTGACCGGTTTTCACGCGTTCGCAAAAAGCGGAACCGTCGCCGGTTGA
- a CDS encoding APC family permease — protein MSSTSEPKLGAFSTLSIGIGGMVGGGIFAVTGLTITATQGGAPVAFLIAGIVALLTSYSYLKLTLRYPGVGGTVDFLNRAFGTGIFTGAANILLLLSYVVLVAVYAYAFGSYGACFFPEPDRPFWTHALISGVIVGLVGVNALGGSLVVRAENVFNIVKILLLAAFIVAGLATPMEWSRLGTEHYVSPMGLVAGAMLIFLNYEGFELIANASKDVANPKRSLPIAYVGGVLIVIVIYMLIVAVVVGHLSFAEVAKDSDTALSVAAQDVMGRTGYIAIAIAALLATSSAINATFYSTGRLAYIIAKTGELPSELKRSFRGQHLEGTLITAVLALVVANFVPLDAIATMGSAGFLLLFLAVNVANVRLARQTNSRAWLSGLAALSTLVAMIVLCVKVDENPATRNHLWILVGMIVVSLTIEIVYRSLTGREVRMGRTPDSNPKSDVA, from the coding sequence GTGTCGTCCACCAGCGAGCCCAAACTCGGTGCCTTCTCCACACTATCCATCGGCATCGGTGGCATGGTGGGCGGCGGGATCTTTGCGGTCACCGGACTCACGATCACTGCAACTCAAGGTGGCGCGCCGGTCGCGTTCTTGATCGCGGGGATCGTGGCGTTGTTGACCAGTTATTCCTATTTGAAACTGACGCTCAGATATCCCGGCGTCGGCGGCACCGTCGACTTCCTGAACCGGGCTTTCGGTACCGGCATCTTCACCGGAGCGGCGAATATCCTGCTGCTGCTCAGCTACGTCGTGCTGGTCGCCGTCTACGCCTACGCCTTCGGCAGCTACGGAGCCTGTTTCTTCCCCGAACCCGACAGGCCCTTCTGGACTCATGCGCTGATCAGTGGCGTGATCGTTGGGTTGGTGGGAGTGAACGCGTTGGGAGGCAGCTTGGTCGTCCGGGCGGAAAACGTTTTTAACATCGTCAAAATCTTGCTCTTAGCCGCCTTCATCGTGGCTGGACTGGCCACCCCAATGGAATGGAGCCGATTGGGGACGGAACATTATGTATCGCCGATGGGTTTAGTCGCCGGAGCGATGTTGATCTTCCTGAACTACGAAGGCTTTGAACTGATCGCCAACGCATCGAAGGATGTTGCCAATCCCAAACGCTCGCTGCCGATCGCCTACGTCGGCGGCGTGCTGATCGTGATTGTGATTTACATGCTGATCGTCGCGGTCGTTGTCGGCCACTTGAGTTTCGCGGAGGTGGCCAAAGACAGCGACACCGCACTCTCGGTCGCCGCACAAGACGTGATGGGAAGAACCGGATACATCGCGATTGCGATTGCCGCGTTGCTGGCGACAAGTTCGGCGATCAACGCCACATTCTACAGCACCGGACGCCTGGCTTATATCATCGCCAAGACGGGTGAACTGCCGTCGGAACTGAAGCGATCGTTTCGCGGCCAACACCTGGAAGGGACGCTGATCACTGCGGTCCTGGCGCTGGTCGTCGCGAATTTTGTCCCTCTGGATGCGATCGCGACGATGGGCAGTGCAGGTTTCCTGTTGCTGTTCCTGGCTGTCAACGTTGCCAACGTCCGTTTAGCCCGTCAGACCAACAGCCGCGCATGGCTATCCGGCCTAGCAGCGCTCAGCACACTGGTCGCCATGATCGTGTTGTGCGTGAAGGTCGACGAAAATCCGGCGACACGAAACCATCTGTGGATTCTGGTCGGCATGATTGTCGTTTCGCTGACAATTGAGATCGTGTACCGCAGCCTGACGGGGCGCGAAGTACGAATGGGAAGGACGCCCGATTCCAATCCGAAAAGCGATGTCGCCTAG
- the trpD gene encoding anthranilate phosphoribosyltransferase produces MSIQIDEAIRTVQAGNDLAADDVQALIGTMLQGEAEDQAIGELLLALRAKGEVVSELVGAARAMRKHMTPVASAGGILLDTCGTGGDGSGTFNISTAAAIVTAAAGIPVAKHGNRAITSKSGSADVLSALGVNIDTDRDVVERCLAEVGICFCFAPRLHPAMRHVGAIRRQLGVPTLFNLLGPLCNPAAASHQVLGTGKSSTQRQLAEALHQLGTEHAAVVRGLDGLDEVTLDGSTSVIEVTAAGCREIEWTPASFGLSPSGPETMQADGPDESAAIIRQVLDGQPGPARDIVVANAAASIWLCNPEGGLIAAAEQAADAIDTGQAQRTLEALSAMTSADQ; encoded by the coding sequence ATGAGTATCCAGATTGACGAAGCGATCCGCACGGTCCAGGCCGGCAACGACTTGGCCGCCGACGATGTGCAGGCGTTGATCGGGACGATGCTGCAGGGCGAGGCGGAAGACCAGGCGATCGGCGAGCTTTTGCTAGCATTGCGAGCCAAAGGAGAAGTCGTCAGCGAACTGGTTGGCGCCGCCCGCGCGATGCGCAAGCACATGACGCCAGTCGCATCGGCCGGGGGCATCCTGTTGGACACCTGCGGCACCGGCGGCGACGGCTCGGGAACGTTTAACATCAGCACCGCCGCGGCGATCGTCACCGCAGCAGCTGGCATCCCCGTAGCCAAACACGGCAACCGCGCGATCACCAGCAAGAGCGGATCGGCCGATGTGCTGTCCGCCTTGGGAGTCAACATCGACACCGATCGCGATGTTGTCGAGCGATGCTTGGCGGAGGTTGGGATCTGTTTTTGCTTCGCGCCGCGACTGCATCCCGCCATGCGTCATGTCGGTGCGATTCGCCGCCAACTGGGCGTGCCGACGCTGTTCAATTTGCTGGGCCCTCTTTGCAATCCTGCCGCCGCGTCGCACCAGGTGCTTGGCACTGGCAAGTCCTCCACGCAGCGACAACTGGCCGAAGCGCTGCATCAATTGGGAACCGAGCATGCCGCCGTCGTTCGCGGCCTCGACGGCTTGGATGAAGTCACATTGGATGGCTCAACCTCCGTGATCGAAGTAACGGCCGCGGGCTGCCGAGAGATCGAGTGGACGCCGGCCAGTTTTGGGCTGAGTCCATCGGGCCCCGAAACGATGCAAGCCGACGGGCCCGACGAGAGCGCGGCGATCATCCGACAAGTGCTCGACGGCCAGCCAGGGCCAGCTCGAGACATCGTCGTCGCCAACGCAGCCGCTTCGATTTGGTTGTGCAACCCCGAAGGCGGCCTGATCGCCGCAGCGGAACAAGCCGCCGATGCGATCGACACTGGACAAGCCCAACGCACACTCGAAGCCTTATCCGCAATGACATCCGCCGACCAGTAG
- the lpdA gene encoding dihydrolipoyl dehydrogenase: MHSSLVVLGGGPGGYAAAFLAADEGLEVTIVEADSRLGGTCLLRGCIPSKALLHVARVISEVQELNEDWGVSYPGAPSIDIDKVRGRKETVISNLTGGLQALAKRRGVKVIHAKGVFENSTTLKLEGDHASIPEGGKITFDHCILATGSVPFVPPAFDIGSDRVMDSTGALELKDVPETMLVVGGGYIGLELGSVYAQLGSKVSIVELMDGLLPGADRDLVKPLQKRIEKLVDGRLFLNTKVGSLAEEKDGVHVTFEGPSKFGNEVYDRVLVSIGRRPVSKGFGLENTQVVVNAKGFVECDSQQRTADPHILAIGDVAGEPMLAHKANHEGRVAAEVVLGKNSAFDKVAIPAVVFTDPEIAWAGLTEGEAKAAGRKVDVEVYPWAASGRAQAIGRTEGSTKWLVDPETHRVVGCGIVGAGAGELIAEAVLAIEMGCEVHDITDSIHPHPTLSETLMNAGEVHFGTATEIYKPKKK, translated from the coding sequence ATGCATTCATCGCTCGTTGTATTGGGCGGGGGTCCAGGCGGCTACGCGGCCGCATTTCTGGCCGCCGACGAAGGTCTCGAAGTCACGATTGTCGAAGCCGATTCGCGGCTCGGCGGAACGTGCTTGCTACGGGGTTGCATCCCCAGCAAGGCTTTGTTGCATGTGGCTCGGGTGATTAGCGAAGTTCAGGAACTCAATGAAGACTGGGGCGTCAGCTATCCTGGCGCCCCGTCGATCGATATCGATAAGGTTCGCGGCCGCAAAGAAACTGTGATCTCGAACCTGACCGGCGGTCTTCAGGCTTTGGCCAAACGCCGCGGCGTCAAAGTCATCCACGCCAAGGGCGTCTTTGAGAACAGCACCACCCTGAAGTTGGAAGGGGACCACGCGTCGATCCCCGAAGGTGGAAAGATCACTTTCGATCATTGCATCCTCGCGACCGGCAGCGTTCCGTTTGTTCCGCCGGCGTTTGATATCGGCAGCGATCGCGTGATGGACAGCACCGGCGCGTTGGAACTGAAAGACGTTCCCGAAACGATGCTGGTTGTCGGCGGTGGATACATCGGCCTGGAGCTTGGCAGCGTCTACGCTCAACTGGGCAGCAAGGTTTCGATCGTCGAATTGATGGACGGCCTACTGCCCGGCGCCGACCGCGACCTGGTCAAGCCGCTGCAAAAGCGGATCGAAAAACTAGTCGACGGCCGGTTGTTCCTGAACACCAAAGTCGGCTCGCTCGCCGAAGAGAAAGACGGCGTTCACGTGACCTTCGAAGGGCCAAGCAAGTTTGGCAACGAAGTCTACGACCGCGTGTTGGTTTCGATCGGCCGCCGCCCCGTCAGCAAGGGTTTTGGACTGGAGAACACCCAAGTTGTCGTCAATGCCAAGGGCTTTGTGGAGTGCGATTCGCAACAGCGAACCGCCGACCCGCACATCCTGGCGATCGGCGACGTCGCTGGCGAACCGATGCTCGCGCACAAAGCCAATCACGAAGGTCGCGTCGCGGCCGAAGTCGTGCTTGGCAAGAACTCCGCCTTCGACAAAGTGGCGATTCCCGCAGTGGTCTTCACCGATCCCGAAATCGCTTGGGCTGGCCTGACCGAAGGCGAAGCCAAAGCTGCCGGCCGCAAGGTCGATGTCGAAGTCTACCCCTGGGCTGCCAGCGGTCGCGCTCAAGCGATCGGCCGGACTGAAGGTTCGACCAAGTGGCTCGTCGACCCTGAAACCCATCGCGTTGTCGGCTGTGGAATCGTGGGTGCCGGAGCTGGCGAATTGATCGCCGAAGCCGTCCTGGCGATCGAGATGGGCTGCGAAGTCCACGACATCACCGACAGCATCCACCCGCACCCAACGCTCAGCGAAACGCTGATGAACGCGGGCGAAGTCCACTTCGGCACGGCGACCGAGATCTACAAGCCGAAGAAGAAATAG